In Gossypium hirsutum isolate 1008001.06 chromosome D06, Gossypium_hirsutum_v2.1, whole genome shotgun sequence, one genomic interval encodes:
- the LOC107901606 gene encoding SPX domain-containing protein 2 isoform X1, with protein MKFCKSLSILIEEALPDWRDKFLPYKDLKKQLKLIYPKDGSEKQPNKRPRLDSMDGGDGEDSEVSKEVMDFVLLLENEVEKFNTFFVEKEEDYVIKWRELQDRAEKAKASDGGLMNVGREIVDFHGEMVLLENYSALNYTGLVKIIKKYDKRSGALVRLPFIQKVLQQPFYRTDVLNELVKECEMVLDRLFSTNEPSALPDVTNEKDHKPDTSSRSNENLLKVPKELAEIKDMENMYMKQTLSALHVLKEIRSGSSTVSVFSLPPLQNRALDDQKKITVLEQAAK; from the exons ATGAAGTTTTGTAAGAGCTTAAGCATATTGATCGAAGAAGCGTTGCCTGATTGGAGAGATAAGTTTTTGCCTTACAAGGATTTGAAGAAGCAGTTGAAGTTGATATACCCCAAAGATGGGAGCGAGAAGCAGCCTAACAAACGGCCCAGATTAGATTCAATGGACGGTGGGGATGGGGAGGACAGCGAGGTTTCCAAGGAGGTGATGGATTTCGTTTTGTTGTTGGAAAATGAAGTGGAGAAATTCAATACCTTTTTCGTTGAGAAAGAAGAGGATTATGTTATCAAATGGAGG GAACTGCAAGATAGAGCAGAAAAGGCCAAAGCATCAGATGGAGGGTTGATGAATGTTGGGAGGGAGATTGTGGATTTTCACGGAGAGATGGTTCTGTTGGAGAATTACAGTGCCCTTAACTATACAG GACTAGTGAAGATAATAAAGAAATACGACAAGAGAAGCGGTGCTCTTGTTCGCTTGCCCTTCATTCAAAAGGTCTTGCAACAACCGTTCTACCGGACCGATGTTCTTAATGAGCTTGTGAAGGAGTGTGAGATGGTACTTGATCGTCTTTTCTCCACAAATGAACCATCGGCGTTACCTGATGTAACCAACGAGAAAGACCACAAACCTGATACTTCTAGCAGAAGTAATGAAAACTTGCTCAAAGTTCCAAAAGAACTTGCAGAAATCAAGGATATGGAGAACATGTATATGAAGCAAACTTTGTCAGCACTACACGTCTTGAAAGAGATCCGGAGCGGAAGCTCAACCGTGAGCGTGTTCTCACTGCCGCCTTTGCAAAATCGTGCATTGGATGATCAGAAGAAAATTACTGTGTTAGAACAGGCAGCCAAATAA
- the LOC107901606 gene encoding SPX domain-containing protein 2 isoform X2, with protein sequence MKWRNSIPFSLRKKRIMLSNGGRMQVELAALDAWLLSHFRQISFSLQRVLLLSPCDLQELQDRAEKAKASDGGLMNVGREIVDFHGEMVLLENYSALNYTGLVKIIKKYDKRSGALVRLPFIQKVLQQPFYRTDVLNELVKECEMVLDRLFSTNEPSALPDVTNEKDHKPDTSSRSNENLLKVPKELAEIKDMENMYMKQTLSALHVLKEIRSGSSTVSVFSLPPLQNRALDDQKKITVLEQAAK encoded by the exons ATGAAGTGGAGAAATTCAATACCTTTTTCGTTGAGAAAGAAGAGGATTATGTTATCAAATGGAGG TCGGATGCAAGTCGAGTTGGCGGCGTTGGATGCTTGGCTTCTTTCGCACTTCCGACAGATTTCCTTTTCCCTGCAGCGTGTTTTATTGCTTTCTCCTTGTGACTTGCAGGAACTGCAAGATAGAGCAGAAAAGGCCAAAGCATCAGATGGAGGGTTGATGAATGTTGGGAGGGAGATTGTGGATTTTCACGGAGAGATGGTTCTGTTGGAGAATTACAGTGCCCTTAACTATACAG GACTAGTGAAGATAATAAAGAAATACGACAAGAGAAGCGGTGCTCTTGTTCGCTTGCCCTTCATTCAAAAGGTCTTGCAACAACCGTTCTACCGGACCGATGTTCTTAATGAGCTTGTGAAGGAGTGTGAGATGGTACTTGATCGTCTTTTCTCCACAAATGAACCATCGGCGTTACCTGATGTAACCAACGAGAAAGACCACAAACCTGATACTTCTAGCAGAAGTAATGAAAACTTGCTCAAAGTTCCAAAAGAACTTGCAGAAATCAAGGATATGGAGAACATGTATATGAAGCAAACTTTGTCAGCACTACACGTCTTGAAAGAGATCCGGAGCGGAAGCTCAACCGTGAGCGTGTTCTCACTGCCGCCTTTGCAAAATCGTGCATTGGATGATCAGAAGAAAATTACTGTGTTAGAACAGGCAGCCAAATAA